The Bartonella sp. HY328 genome contains the following window.
AAGAGAAATATCGCGCGTTATAATCGGATTAACGAGTGGTTTAACCTTAACCAGATTGTCATCAATTACTGCTCGCGCATAGCCTGGTAAAACCGCACTGCCGATATTAGCAGTGACAAAGGCCAGCACTGTCCCTATTTGCTTAAACTCAAAATGCGGCGTGAAGGGAATGTGATTAGTGGCAAACCCAACTTCTATTTTTTGACGGATTGTGCTTTCACGAACCAGCGTTATTATTTTTTCGTGCCCAAGCATATCCCAGCTTACAATATCATGGATTGCCAGCGGATTATCAATGTGATGAAAAACCATTAACTTATCACTGGTTAAGGCAATTTTGCTGCAATCATTATCAATGGCGGGAAATGTGCCAACTGCGCAATCGATTTGATTTTCGCGCAGCTTTTCAATAATCACCTCGGTGCTTTCCTCATGTAGGATTAATTCAATATCAGGATAGATTGCTTCAAAAGCACTAAAGACTTTTGGCATAATTATGGCTGCAAGCATGGGTACAGCGGCTATACGTAAGCGGCCACGCCTTTTGGCTGCTAAATCCGATAATCTTGCTACAGCAAGGTCGATATCATCATGAATTTTTCGTGCAGAAATAAAAAATTCGCGGCCAGCCTCGGTTAATTCAACTCGCCTTGTGGTGCGGTCAAAGAGTTTTAATCCCAAACTTTCTTCAAGCTCGCGAATAGCTTGGGAAAGTGCCGACTGGGCCATGGATAGCGCTTGTGCTGCACGAGAAAAATTACCATTGCCAGCAACGGCGATGAA
Protein-coding sequences here:
- a CDS encoding LysR family transcriptional regulator, translated to MKLTLRQIECFIAVAGNGNFSRAAQALSMAQSALSQAIRELEESLGLKLFDRTTRRVELTEAGREFFISARKIHDDIDLAVARLSDLAAKRRGRLRIAAVPMLAAIIMPKVFSAFEAIYPDIELILHEESTEVIIEKLRENQIDCAVGTFPAIDNDCSKIALTSDKLMVFHHIDNPLAIHDIVSWDMLGHEKIITLVRESTIRQKIEVGFATNHIPFTPHFEFKQIGTVLAFVTANIGSAVLPGYARAVIDDNLVKVKPLVNPIITRDISLIRNIRKTPSPALQAFQNVLSRIVRELEQGQSYPDIVGWE